A window of Lonchura striata isolate bLonStr1 chromosome 2, bLonStr1.mat, whole genome shotgun sequence genomic DNA:
GGGAACGGCCCGGGATGGCCGGAGGTTGCGGCGGGACGGACGGGACGGCGGCGGGACGGACGGGGCGCAGCGCTCAGCCCCGCCAGCGGGGGGCGCCCTGGCGGCGGCACTGCGCCGCCGCgcggcgcccggcccggccaATGGGgaagcggcgggggcgggacaAGCGGCCGGCTCCGCCAATGGGCGGCGGGTGCGCGTCAGACGCGGAAGCGGGCGGtgcgcggggccggccgggagcggccgggccggggctgcgggggcgAGCGagcggccgcgccgggccgcgccgggccgggccgggccatgGCGGCCGAGGGGAAGGTGAcggggcagagccaggagcagttcctgctgctggccaaggcggCCCGCGGCGCCGCGCTCGCCAGCCTGATCCACCAGGTGTTGGAGGCCCCGGGCATCTACGTGTTCGGGGAGCTGCTGGACATGCCCGCCGTCCGCGAGGTGAggcgcgcccggccccgcggccccgcccggccctgcccgcggcccggcggcgccgcctGACCCTGTGTCCCCGCAGCTGGCCGACAGCGAGTTCTCCCCCGTGTTCCGCCTCCTCACCATCTTCGCCTACGGCACCTACGCGGACTACCTGGGTGAGGCGGCGCGGGCATCCCGGCCCGGTGCTGGGGATCCCGCGGGGGGAACGCGGGGCGCACAgggcctccctccctccctccttccctccttccctccccggCAGCCAGGCCGAGCCCCCGGCACGACGCTCTGTGCTTTGGGCCCTGCCAAAGAGCATCCCGGCAAAGACGTTTCTGAGGGGCCGGGGCAGAGACTTGGATATCCATTGGGATGTGCAGACCCGCGTAAATAACGCATGGGACAGCTAGAAAGGCTGAGTTGAGGGTGGCAGAAAGAAAGGCTGCTCAGAAAAGGTCTTTTGAGCTGAGAGTTGATGGGGATGGCTTGGCAAGACGAAGCACCACTTGGGGGATTGGTGTGGAGATGTTTTAAGAGACGGGTGTGGTACAGATGCTTTTATGCAGAACTGAGAAACGAGGCATAAATTCCAATATCCTGTTCTTTCCCCTGACAACAGCTGAAGCAGCAAACCTCCCTCCCTTGACAGAGGCCCAGAAGAACAAACTCAGGCACCTGTCAGTCGTCACTCTGGCTGCCAAAATCAAGGTAGTGGCCCTGTTTTTCCCCGAGTTCTCCCCCACTGGGATTATCTTGTGCTAGTTACCATCGTGTTTCCGCAGTGCATCCCCTactcagtgctgctggagcagttgCAGCTGAAGAATGTCCGGCAGCTGGAGGACCTGGTGATTGAGGCTGTGTATGCAGATGTGCTTCGAGGGAGCTTGGATCAACGGAACCAGCGCCTGGAGGTGGATTACAGCATTGGGAGGGACATCCGGAGGGAGGAGCTTAGCACCATCACCCGCACATTGCAGGAGTGGTGAGGAGGAAGCCCCCAACCCAAAAAAGGTTGCAGGAGTGGCCAGTGGCTTCCCTGGATCCTTTGTTGCTAAGGGTGGGTGGTGTTGGGAGGTGACCTACTTGATCCCCTTTCCCGTACTCCAATGGAAAGTAATTTTCCAGAAATAacttcccaaatccccctgttGTGTCTAGAGGGGTGATGGGGACGCAGCAGCCTTTGTACAGcgctggctgctggcaggaggctTCCTGAGTGTTTATCTGTAGTTCTTAACCCAGCATGGCTTTGTTACCTGTCCCCCTCCCAGATAATAACATAATTCCCTGTGTTATTACATCAGACTCCTGCCCCTTTATCTTCCCTGCTTGGCATAGCTGCCACCTCCCAGTGTTTTTGCAGTTGAAATCTGCTGTCTTTCACATTTCCATCCATGCTGTGCCAATTCCCTGGCCTGTTCAGTTGTGGGTCTCCTCTCCAGGTGCCAGGGCTGCGAGGTGGTGCTGTCGGGCATCGAAGAGCAGGTCAGCCGGGCCAACCAGCacaaagagcagcagctggcCCTGAAGCAGCAGATCGAGAGCGAGGTGAGTgggtgcagcagggagcagccaaAGCCCCTCACCTTAAAACAACTAGAGCCAGTACCCTGTGCTTGTTAGAGGCTTTGCTGAAGTGAGGCATTGCCTTTTCCCTAGGTCAGACCCCCCAGGGACTTGTGACTGAAGAAGAGTCTTAAATCAGCTTAATACTcttctgcagtgcaggggcCTGGACAGATGTTGGCTCTTTTGCTTGATGTGAGCTTGCAGCTCTTAGCTCCAGGGCTTCCTTtagaaacaaatttaaaaaaaaccccaaattgcaaataaaaaagcccGTAGCTAAAAAGTCCCCAGCTTTGGGAAAGCCATTAGTTCTTACTTTGCCACTATTGCAGGTGGCAAACCTGAAGAAGACCATTAAAGTGACAACAGCAGCCGCTGCAGCAGCCACGTCCCAAGACCCAGAGCAGCACCTCACGGAGCTCAGGGAGCCGGCCCCTGGCACCAACCAGCGCCAGGCAAGCAAGAAAACCTCCAAAGCCAAAGGGTGAGCACTGTGGGCAGACAGAGCCCGTGTGTGTGGGAACACTTCTTTCTGTGCACttaggaaggaaagaaaatatgaacCTGAGTGTGCACTttgaacttttattttctttttttttttccctgtgcccACAGGCTCCGGGGCAGCACGAAGATTTGGTCTAAATCAAACTAGTTGGATCTCCCTTCACAACTGGGAGGGTGAGAGGAAGAGATATGGGGGATGGAGGGGTAGCAGGGTCCCAGGCGTGATTGCTTCTGAGCTCTTCTCTGAGATCCATCTTGCCAACTAACTCTCCTGCAtgtttgttctcttttctttctttaccaACCTTCCAGGCAGTGTCTCCCTCCTTTTCATCACACTCTGAGCATTTCACACTCTGAGCTTGAGGTTGTACATGTTGCTGTTTCCCCAGCCGCTCGAGCCCCCGTCGCCACGGCCACgtgtttctctctttctctctccctgtcttTTGACAGGTCGATTTCAGGAGCCGTAAAGGTGTGACAGTCACCTTGGCACCCCCAGGGCATCACAAGAGCTTGGAAGGAGGGTGCTGGTGCACAGCAGTTGTTTTGGCTCTGTGAGACCCCCTGGGATACTTTGCTCCA
This region includes:
- the COPS7A gene encoding COP9 signalosome complex subunit 7a produces the protein MAAEGKVTGQSQEQFLLLAKAARGAALASLIHQVLEAPGIYVFGELLDMPAVRELADSEFSPVFRLLTIFAYGTYADYLAEAANLPPLTEAQKNKLRHLSVVTLAAKIKCIPYSVLLEQLQLKNVRQLEDLVIEAVYADVLRGSLDQRNQRLEVDYSIGRDIRREELSTITRTLQEWCQGCEVVLSGIEEQVSRANQHKEQQLALKQQIESEVANLKKTIKVTTAAAAAATSQDPEQHLTELREPAPGTNQRQASKKTSKAKGLRGSTKIWSKSN